From one Conyzicola nivalis genomic stretch:
- a CDS encoding shikimate dehydrogenase yields MTRLAVLGSPIAHSKSPLLHAAAYRALGLDWQYDAVDVTEGALHGFVAGRDASWRGLSLTMPLKRDVLPLLDWADDTATLTRAANTVLFDRSTGALQLRGYNTDVYGVTEAFREAGVGGLDSVEILGGGATAASALVAAGELGASRAIVSVRTPAKAADLVALGELLGVEVAVRQFGAPDRPFAVPDAVVSTIPGHGAHGLAFAEPIRAASVLFDVAYDPWPSELAASWLAAGGTVISGLEMLLHQAVAQIRIFVNGAPDATLPGEDDVLAAMRAAVAG; encoded by the coding sequence GTGACCCGGCTCGCCGTTCTCGGCTCGCCGATCGCCCACTCCAAGTCGCCCCTGCTGCACGCGGCGGCCTACCGTGCCCTCGGGCTCGACTGGCAGTACGACGCCGTCGACGTGACCGAGGGGGCCCTGCACGGCTTCGTGGCCGGCCGCGACGCATCGTGGCGCGGGCTGTCGTTGACGATGCCGCTCAAGCGCGACGTGCTTCCGCTGTTGGACTGGGCGGATGACACGGCCACCCTCACCCGCGCCGCGAACACGGTCCTCTTCGACCGCTCGACCGGCGCGCTGCAGCTGCGCGGCTACAACACGGACGTCTACGGGGTGACCGAGGCCTTCCGCGAGGCGGGCGTCGGCGGCCTCGACTCGGTCGAGATCCTCGGTGGCGGCGCGACCGCGGCGTCGGCCTTGGTGGCGGCGGGCGAGCTGGGGGCGTCCCGCGCCATCGTCTCCGTGCGCACACCGGCCAAGGCCGCCGATCTGGTGGCCCTCGGCGAGCTGCTCGGCGTCGAGGTCGCCGTGCGGCAGTTCGGCGCGCCCGACCGCCCGTTCGCCGTGCCGGACGCCGTCGTCAGCACCATCCCCGGCCACGGGGCGCACGGCCTCGCCTTCGCCGAGCCGATCCGCGCGGCATCCGTTCTCTTCGATGTCGCCTACGACCCCTGGCCGTCCGAACTCGCCGCATCGTGGCTCGCCGCGGGAGGAACCGTGATCTCGGGCCTCGAGATGCTGCTGCACCAGGCAGTCGCGCAGATCAGGATCTTCGTGAACGGTGCTCCGGATGCGACGTTGCCGGGTGAAGACGACGTGCTGGCCGCGATGCGCGCTGCCGTCGCCGGATAG
- a CDS encoding SHOCT domain-containing protein, which yields MSQGNWAFGPIFAIVGLILTVVFVLVVVGAVLRVRKPRSKAERLAKLDSLLANGAISQAEHAEARAVILRE from the coding sequence ATGTCTCAAGGGAACTGGGCCTTCGGTCCCATCTTCGCTATTGTCGGGCTGATTCTGACGGTTGTCTTCGTGCTCGTCGTCGTCGGCGCCGTACTGCGCGTCCGCAAACCGCGCAGCAAGGCCGAACGCTTGGCCAAGCTCGACTCCCTGCTCGCGAACGGCGCCATCTCCCAGGCCGAGCATGCCGAGGCGCGCGCCGTGATTCTGCGCGAGTAG
- the alaS gene encoding alanine--tRNA ligase yields the protein MQTAEIQRRWLTYFGDRGHTVVPSASLVSEDPTLLFTVAGMVPFVPYLTGLVPAPYPRATSVQKCIRTLDIEEVGKTPRHGTFFQMNGNFSFGDYFKEQAIEYAWELLTSSESDGGLGFQEKDLWVTVYKDDDEAINFWKKTAGLPDERIQRLDMDTNYWSTGQPGPAGPCSEIFFDRGAAYGRDGGPATDDDRYVEIWNLVFMQYLRGEGAGKNFEILGELPKKNIDTGMGMERVAFLKQGVENMYETDQVRPVLDRAAELSGRRYGADHEDDVRMRVIADHVRSSLMLMSDGVTPSNEGRGYILRRLMRRTIRSMRLLGVDAPSFAELFPASRDAMKNSYPEVETEYHRIERLALAEEEAFLRTLASGTSILDLAVAKTKSEGAPALASDTAFLLHDTFGFPIDLTLEMAEEAGLTVDRDAFDALMTQQRTMAKADAKSKKSTLADLSVYGDFRALGETVFTGYEYLQSESTILGLIVDGVSVTSASVGQIAEVILAETSLYAESGGQEADAGTIVGNGYELEVLDVQRPVKGLTSHKVQVTTGEVSVGAPATTIVDQEWRRGATQAHSATHLIHAAVRQVLGQEAHQSGSYNKAGYMRLDFSWNQALSPETRSEIEEIANLKVRENLEVDTKIMNLDEAKSLGAMALFGEKYGETVRVVQIGGPWSLELCAGTHVSRSSEIGLINLVSETSVGSANRRIESLVGYEAFRDLAAERAIVNELSSNLKTPRDQLGARVGDLLASLKAAEKRIAQFEAAALSERVPALVASGHTVGSVTLVAQNVGSVASSDELRSLVTSVRERLGNVAAVVALAADVSGKPAVIVATNDAARTAGAKAGALAKLAAGVLGGGGGGKDDIAQGGGSDVSAIGAALDAISASVAG from the coding sequence ATGCAGACCGCAGAAATTCAACGCCGCTGGCTCACCTACTTCGGAGACCGCGGACACACCGTCGTTCCCTCCGCCTCGCTCGTGAGTGAAGACCCGACCCTGCTCTTCACGGTCGCCGGCATGGTCCCGTTCGTGCCCTATCTCACCGGGCTGGTGCCCGCGCCGTACCCGCGTGCGACGAGCGTTCAGAAGTGCATCAGAACCCTCGACATCGAAGAGGTCGGAAAGACCCCGCGCCACGGCACGTTCTTCCAGATGAACGGCAACTTCTCGTTCGGCGACTACTTCAAGGAGCAGGCGATCGAGTACGCCTGGGAGCTGCTCACGTCGTCGGAGTCCGACGGCGGGCTCGGCTTCCAGGAGAAGGACCTCTGGGTCACCGTCTACAAAGACGACGACGAGGCGATCAACTTCTGGAAGAAGACCGCCGGTCTTCCCGACGAGCGCATCCAGCGGCTCGACATGGACACCAACTACTGGTCGACAGGCCAGCCCGGGCCGGCCGGCCCCTGCTCCGAGATCTTCTTCGACCGCGGAGCGGCGTACGGGCGGGACGGTGGCCCGGCGACCGACGACGACCGCTACGTCGAGATCTGGAACCTCGTCTTCATGCAGTACCTGCGCGGCGAGGGCGCGGGCAAGAACTTCGAGATCCTCGGCGAACTGCCGAAGAAGAACATCGACACCGGCATGGGCATGGAGCGCGTCGCGTTCCTCAAGCAGGGCGTCGAGAACATGTACGAGACCGACCAGGTGCGCCCCGTGCTCGACCGCGCGGCCGAACTGTCGGGCCGCCGGTACGGTGCGGATCACGAAGACGACGTGCGCATGCGCGTGATCGCCGACCACGTCCGCTCGTCGCTCATGCTGATGTCCGACGGGGTCACCCCGTCGAACGAGGGCCGCGGGTACATCCTGCGTCGCCTGATGCGTCGCACCATCCGCTCCATGCGCCTCCTCGGCGTCGACGCTCCCAGCTTCGCGGAGCTGTTCCCCGCGTCGCGCGACGCCATGAAGAACTCGTACCCCGAGGTGGAGACCGAGTACCACCGCATCGAGCGCCTCGCGCTTGCCGAGGAGGAGGCGTTCCTGCGCACCCTCGCGAGCGGCACGAGCATCCTCGACCTCGCGGTCGCGAAGACCAAGAGCGAGGGGGCACCGGCGCTCGCGAGCGACACCGCCTTCCTGCTGCACGACACCTTCGGTTTCCCGATCGACCTCACACTGGAGATGGCGGAGGAGGCCGGCCTCACCGTCGACCGTGACGCGTTCGACGCGCTTATGACGCAGCAGCGCACCATGGCCAAGGCCGACGCGAAGTCGAAGAAGTCGACGCTCGCCGACCTATCGGTCTACGGCGACTTCCGCGCGCTCGGCGAGACGGTGTTCACCGGCTACGAGTACCTGCAGAGCGAGAGCACGATCCTCGGCCTCATCGTCGACGGCGTTTCGGTGACGAGCGCGAGCGTCGGGCAGATCGCCGAAGTGATCCTCGCCGAGACCTCGCTCTACGCCGAGTCGGGCGGCCAGGAGGCCGACGCGGGCACGATCGTCGGAAACGGCTACGAGCTCGAGGTTCTGGACGTTCAGCGCCCGGTCAAGGGCCTCACCAGCCACAAGGTGCAGGTGACCACCGGCGAAGTGTCCGTAGGCGCCCCCGCCACCACCATCGTCGACCAGGAATGGCGCCGCGGAGCCACGCAGGCGCACTCGGCGACCCATCTCATCCACGCGGCCGTGCGCCAGGTGCTCGGGCAGGAAGCCCACCAGAGCGGCTCGTACAACAAGGCCGGCTACATGCGGCTCGACTTCAGCTGGAACCAGGCGCTATCGCCCGAGACCCGCAGCGAGATCGAAGAGATCGCGAACCTCAAGGTGCGCGAGAACCTCGAGGTCGATACCAAGATCATGAACCTCGACGAGGCCAAGTCGCTCGGCGCGATGGCCCTGTTCGGTGAGAAGTACGGCGAGACGGTGCGCGTCGTGCAGATCGGCGGCCCGTGGTCGCTCGAGCTCTGCGCGGGCACCCACGTCTCGCGGTCGTCGGAGATCGGGCTCATTAACCTCGTGAGCGAGACCTCGGTCGGCTCCGCCAATCGCCGCATCGAGTCGCTCGTCGGCTACGAGGCCTTCCGCGACCTGGCCGCCGAGCGCGCCATCGTGAACGAGCTGTCGAGCAACCTGAAGACCCCGCGCGACCAGCTCGGTGCCCGCGTCGGCGACCTGCTCGCGAGCCTCAAGGCGGCGGAGAAGCGCATCGCCCAGTTCGAGGCGGCAGCGCTCTCGGAGCGGGTTCCCGCGCTCGTGGCCAGCGGCCACACCGTCGGCTCAGTGACCCTCGTGGCGCAGAACGTGGGAAGCGTCGCCTCGAGCGACGAACTGCGTTCGCTGGTGACGAGCGTGCGCGAGCGGCTGGGCAACGTCGCGGCCGTCGTCGCCCTCGCGGCCGACGTCTCCGGCAAGCCCGCGGTCATCGTCGCCACCAACGACGCGGCACGTACCGCGGGTGCCAAGGCCGGCGCGCTCGCCAAGCTCGCCGCCGGCGTTCTCGGCGGCGGCGGAGGCGGCAAGGACGACATCGCACAGGGTGGCGGCTCCGACGTCTCCGCGATCGGCGCGGCGCTCGACGCCATCAGCGCCTCCGTCGCGGGCTAG
- the mltG gene encoding endolytic transglycosylase MltG, translated as MTNDPSWDEIFTSQPSSAAAQPSAEPLTRRQLREAEGRERERPEQEPVAQGGGKPPKRGRDGGGEFRGIPKRKRRLGWLWALLTLVVLAGGAAFAAWTLFEPQVREALGWQLPIDYEGSGNGEAVNIVIADGDIGSDIANTLHDAGVTMTSQAFYDLLVAEEPTFMPGTYTLQKEMSARAALTALQDPANHVVSSALIIEGTTLPTALENLAEGTGIPLADFQAASTDLASFGLPAEAPSLEGYLFPATYEFQPGQTAHDILQRLVTETFTRLDAAGVAVADRHRVLTMAGLIQKEGGPATDFPKVARVFQNRLDIGMNLQSDATVSYGTGNGSIFTEDEERADASNPYNTYANPGLPIGPISAPGDAAIQAVLNPVDGPWLFFVLVNGETGETVFSTTAAEHNAAVKVWQQWVRDNPDWDTGG; from the coding sequence GTGACCAACGATCCCAGCTGGGACGAGATCTTCACCTCCCAGCCCTCGAGCGCCGCCGCGCAGCCGTCGGCCGAGCCGCTCACCCGCCGCCAGCTGCGCGAGGCGGAGGGCCGCGAGCGCGAGCGCCCCGAGCAGGAGCCCGTCGCCCAGGGTGGCGGCAAGCCGCCGAAGCGCGGGCGCGACGGCGGGGGAGAGTTCCGTGGCATCCCGAAGCGCAAGCGCCGCCTCGGCTGGCTCTGGGCGCTGCTGACGCTGGTCGTTCTCGCCGGTGGTGCGGCCTTCGCGGCCTGGACGCTCTTCGAACCGCAGGTGCGCGAGGCCCTCGGCTGGCAGCTGCCCATCGACTACGAGGGCTCCGGCAACGGTGAAGCGGTGAACATCGTCATCGCCGACGGCGACATCGGATCGGACATCGCGAACACGCTGCACGACGCCGGGGTCACCATGACCAGCCAGGCGTTCTACGACCTGCTCGTCGCCGAAGAGCCGACGTTCATGCCGGGCACCTATACGCTGCAGAAGGAAATGAGCGCGCGCGCCGCGCTCACCGCGCTGCAGGACCCGGCGAACCACGTCGTCTCCTCCGCCCTCATCATCGAGGGCACGACGCTGCCGACGGCGCTCGAGAACCTCGCTGAGGGCACGGGCATCCCGCTCGCGGACTTCCAAGCCGCGTCGACCGACCTCGCCAGCTTCGGGCTGCCGGCCGAGGCACCGAGCCTCGAGGGCTACCTGTTCCCGGCCACCTACGAGTTCCAGCCCGGCCAGACTGCGCACGACATCCTGCAGCGCCTGGTCACCGAGACGTTCACCCGGCTCGACGCCGCCGGCGTCGCGGTCGCAGACCGCCACCGCGTGCTGACGATGGCGGGGCTCATCCAGAAAGAGGGCGGCCCGGCCACCGACTTCCCCAAGGTCGCGCGCGTCTTCCAGAACCGCCTCGACATCGGTATGAACCTTCAGTCCGACGCCACCGTCAGCTACGGAACAGGCAACGGTTCGATCTTCACTGAAGACGAGGAACGCGCCGACGCGTCGAACCCCTACAACACCTACGCCAACCCCGGGCTGCCGATCGGCCCGATCTCCGCCCCCGGTGACGCCGCGATCCAGGCCGTGCTGAACCCGGTCGACGGCCCGTGGCTGTTCTTCGTGCTGGTCAACGGCGAGACGGGCGAGACCGTGTTCTCGACCACGGCCGCGGAGCACAACGCCGCGGTGAAGGTCTGGCAGCAGTGGGTGCGCGACAACCCCGACTGGGACACGGGCGGGTGA
- the ruvX gene encoding Holliday junction resolvase RuvX translates to MRSGVRLGIDVGTVRIGVARSDLHGMLATPVETVPRGDGDIARIVAVAAEIDAFEIIVGLPLALSGRRTASTEDAVGFAERLSAVVDVEVRLVDERLSTVSAQNAVRSSGKSTKQTRHVIDQVAAVIILQHALDFERSSERSPGVVVDPDKGLQQ, encoded by the coding sequence GTGCGTTCGGGAGTCCGGCTCGGCATCGATGTCGGCACCGTGCGCATCGGCGTGGCGCGCAGCGACCTGCACGGCATGCTCGCCACCCCGGTGGAGACCGTGCCGCGCGGGGACGGCGATATCGCCCGGATCGTAGCGGTGGCCGCGGAGATCGACGCGTTCGAGATCATCGTCGGGCTGCCGCTCGCGCTGTCCGGACGCCGCACCGCATCAACCGAGGACGCCGTCGGATTCGCCGAGCGACTCTCGGCCGTGGTGGACGTGGAGGTGCGTCTCGTCGACGAGCGGCTCTCGACGGTGTCGGCGCAGAACGCCGTGCGTAGTTCGGGGAAATCGACGAAACAGACGCGTCACGTCATCGATCAGGTCGCCGCCGTTATAATTTTGCAACATGCCCTCGACTTCGAGCGCTCCAGCGAGCGTTCGCCTGGCGTCGTCGTTGACCCGGACAAAGGACTGCAACAGTGA
- the aroB gene encoding 3-dehydroquinate synthase, whose amino-acid sequence MTDTTIVTVAGLDPYDILIGRGLLGGLGDQLGNKVAKVLIVHPPTLGAKANALRESLADRYEVLLAEVPDAEDAKRVEVAAFCWQIMGQTDFTRTDAVIGLGGGATTDIAGFVAATWLRGVKLIQVPTSVLGMVDASIGGKTGINTSEGKNLVGSFYAPAAVVVDLDTLDTIPRNEILAGFAEIVKAGFIAEPEILDIIEADVDRVTDPTTPEFRRVVELAIALKARVVGADFKESGLREILNYGHTLGHAIEHAERYRWRHGAAISVGMVFAAELARLTGSLSDEVVDRHRSILSSLTLPIDYPVGRWQTLLATMQRDKKTRAGMLRFIVLDDLALPTVLEAPDESMLFLAYQEVGV is encoded by the coding sequence ATGACCGACACCACAATCGTCACCGTCGCGGGGCTCGACCCGTACGACATCCTCATCGGCCGCGGCCTGCTCGGGGGCCTCGGCGACCAGCTCGGCAACAAGGTCGCAAAGGTGCTCATCGTCCACCCGCCGACGCTGGGCGCGAAAGCCAACGCCCTGCGCGAGAGCCTCGCCGACCGCTACGAGGTGCTGCTCGCCGAGGTGCCGGACGCCGAGGACGCCAAACGCGTCGAGGTCGCCGCGTTCTGCTGGCAGATCATGGGCCAGACCGACTTCACCCGCACCGACGCCGTCATCGGCCTCGGCGGGGGAGCCACCACCGACATCGCCGGCTTCGTCGCCGCCACCTGGTTGCGCGGCGTGAAGCTCATCCAGGTCCCGACGAGCGTGCTCGGCATGGTCGACGCCTCGATCGGCGGCAAGACGGGCATCAACACCTCGGAGGGCAAGAACCTCGTCGGCTCGTTCTACGCTCCCGCCGCCGTCGTCGTCGACCTGGACACGCTCGACACCATCCCGCGCAACGAGATCCTCGCGGGTTTCGCCGAGATCGTGAAGGCCGGTTTCATCGCCGAGCCCGAGATCCTCGACATCATCGAGGCCGACGTCGACCGCGTCACCGACCCGACCACGCCGGAGTTCCGCCGCGTCGTCGAGCTCGCGATCGCGCTCAAGGCGCGTGTCGTCGGTGCGGACTTCAAGGAGTCCGGCCTGCGGGAGATCCTCAACTACGGGCACACCCTCGGGCACGCGATCGAGCACGCCGAACGCTACCGCTGGCGTCACGGTGCCGCGATCTCGGTCGGCATGGTGTTCGCCGCGGAACTCGCGCGGCTCACCGGGTCATTGAGCGATGAGGTGGTCGACCGCCACCGCAGCATCCTCTCTTCGCTCACCCTGCCCATCGACTACCCGGTCGGGCGCTGGCAGACCCTCCTCGCCACCATGCAGCGCGACAAGAAGACCCGCGCCGGCATGCTGCGCTTCATCGTGCTCGACGACCTCGCGCTGCCGACGGTGCTCGAGGCGCCCGACGAGTCGATGCTGTTCCTCGCCTACCAGGAGGTCGGCGTCTAG
- a CDS encoding DUF948 domain-containing protein, whose protein sequence is MTGGDIAGLIAAGIFAILVGLLAVPLIKLGRVFDETSKAIKDLGENVTPLLEEATTTISESNKQLGRLDTITGDIAETTGNLTALVSLFAASVGGPLIKVAAFSAGVRAAFGGLPGTGRRRAKK, encoded by the coding sequence ATGACTGGTGGAGACATCGCTGGCCTCATCGCGGCAGGAATCTTCGCGATCCTCGTCGGACTCCTCGCCGTGCCACTCATCAAGCTCGGCCGGGTCTTCGACGAGACGAGCAAGGCGATCAAGGACCTCGGCGAGAACGTCACACCCCTCCTCGAGGAGGCGACGACGACCATCAGCGAGTCGAACAAGCAGCTCGGCCGGCTCGACACCATCACCGGCGATATCGCGGAAACCACGGGCAACCTGACCGCCCTCGTCTCGCTCTTCGCAGCATCCGTCGGCGGCCCGCTCATCAAGGTCGCCGCGTTCTCCGCCGGCGTGCGCGCCGCTTTCGGCGGACTCCCGGGCACCGGGCGTCGACGGGCCAAGAAGTAA
- a CDS encoding shikimate kinase: MNEPDPAASARPVLVLIGAPGAGKSRLGKRVAKLLDVPFVDTDKRIVAEHGSIADLFAEHGEPHFRAIEREHVAAALREGAVVALGGGAVLDENTQRDLADHRVVQLTVTAEAVAKRITGGKRPLVDGVEAWSALVDTRRPIYDRLAQRTFDTSSLPIDHIAADIVGWIQETSE, encoded by the coding sequence ATGAACGAGCCTGACCCGGCGGCATCCGCCCGGCCGGTCCTCGTGCTGATCGGCGCGCCCGGCGCGGGCAAGTCCCGTCTCGGCAAACGCGTCGCGAAGCTGCTCGACGTACCGTTCGTCGACACCGACAAGCGCATCGTGGCCGAGCACGGGTCGATAGCCGACCTGTTTGCCGAGCACGGCGAGCCTCATTTCCGCGCGATCGAACGGGAGCACGTGGCCGCGGCCCTCCGCGAGGGCGCCGTCGTGGCGCTCGGCGGGGGAGCGGTGCTCGACGAGAACACCCAGCGCGACCTCGCCGATCATCGCGTCGTGCAGCTCACCGTGACCGCGGAGGCCGTGGCCAAACGCATCACCGGCGGCAAGCGGCCGCTCGTCGACGGTGTCGAAGCGTGGTCGGCGCTCGTCGACACCCGCCGCCCGATCTACGACCGGCTCGCGCAGCGCACGTTCGACACCTCGAGCCTTCCGATCGACCACATCGCCGCCGACATCGTCGGCTGGATCCAGGAGACGTCAGAATGA
- the rpsD gene encoding 30S ribosomal protein S4: protein MSTKSRTRSKTRLSRALGIALTPKAAKYLEKRPYAPGEHGRTKRKQDSDYAVRLREKQRLRAQYGIREAQLKIQFEEARRAAGLTGENLVEQLEMRLDAILVRSAIARTTAQARQLIVHRHILVDGQRVDRPSFRVKPGQLVHVHEKSEGLEPFQVAAAGGHVDLLPKLPPYLEVELDKLQARLVRRPKRVEVPVTCEVQLVVEYYAAR from the coding sequence GTGTCTACTAAGTCACGTACCCGTAGCAAGACCCGCCTGTCGCGCGCTCTGGGCATCGCCCTCACGCCGAAGGCCGCCAAGTACCTCGAGAAGCGTCCGTACGCTCCGGGTGAGCACGGCCGCACCAAGCGCAAGCAGGACAGCGACTACGCCGTCCGTCTGCGCGAGAAGCAGCGCCTGCGCGCCCAGTACGGCATCCGCGAGGCCCAGCTCAAGATCCAGTTCGAAGAGGCACGTCGTGCCGCCGGACTGACCGGTGAGAACCTGGTCGAGCAGCTCGAGATGCGTCTCGACGCGATCCTCGTCCGTTCGGCGATCGCCCGTACGACCGCTCAGGCACGCCAGCTGATCGTTCACCGCCACATCCTGGTCGACGGCCAGCGCGTCGACCGCCCGTCGTTCCGCGTCAAGCCCGGCCAGCTCGTGCACGTGCACGAGAAGAGCGAAGGCCTCGAGCCCTTCCAGGTCGCAGCAGCCGGCGGTCACGTCGACCTCCTGCCGAAGCTTCCCCCGTACCTCGAGGTCGAACTCGACAAGCTGCAGGCCCGCCTCGTGCGTCGCCCCAAGCGCGTCGAGGTCCCCGTGACGTGTGAAGTCCAGCTCGTCGTCGAGTACTACGCAGCTCGCTAA
- the efp gene encoding elongation factor P yields the protein MASTSDIKNGVVLNMDGQLWTVIEFQHVKPGKGGAFVRTKVKNVMSGKVVDRTFNAGAKIETETVDRADYQYLYADGENFVFMDLGNYDQITLSAAQVGDAVNFMLENQNVTIALHNEAPLYVELPASVTLEITYTEPGLQGDRSTGGTKPATVETGYEIQVPLFLDIGTKVKVDTRDGSYLGRVTD from the coding sequence ATGGCTTCTACCTCTGACATCAAGAACGGCGTCGTTCTCAACATGGATGGCCAGCTGTGGACCGTCATCGAGTTCCAGCACGTGAAGCCGGGCAAGGGCGGCGCCTTCGTGCGCACCAAGGTCAAGAACGTCATGAGCGGCAAGGTCGTCGACCGCACGTTCAACGCCGGTGCCAAGATCGAGACCGAGACCGTCGACCGCGCCGACTACCAGTACCTCTACGCCGACGGCGAGAACTTCGTGTTCATGGACCTCGGCAACTACGACCAGATCACCCTCTCGGCGGCCCAGGTCGGCGACGCCGTCAACTTCATGCTCGAGAACCAGAACGTCACGATCGCGCTGCACAACGAGGCCCCCCTCTACGTCGAGCTGCCCGCCTCCGTCACGCTCGAGATCACCTACACCGAGCCCGGCCTGCAGGGCGACCGCTCGACCGGCGGAACCAAGCCCGCCACCGTCGAGACCGGCTACGAGATTCAGGTTCCCCTCTTCCTCGACATCGGCACCAAGGTCAAGGTCGACACGCGCGACGGCAGCTACCTCGGCCGCGTCACCGACTAG
- the aroC gene encoding chorismate synthase has translation MLRWLTAGESHGPELIAIMEGLPAGVPVSLDDIRADLARRKLGYGRGARMKFEEDELTISGGVRFGETMGSPIAIRIGNTEWPRWVDVMSASPVDVESLPKGRGAPLTRPRPGHADLVGMQKYGFDEARNVLERASARETAARVALGAVARKFLGELGITLVSHTLSIGTVRVPEGSDLPTPTDVATLDADLVRCFDPATSARMVTLIDGAQKDGDTLGGVVEVLAYGVPPGLGSYVHWDRRLDSQLAAALMGIQAIKGVEVGDGFLTTTRPGSQAHDELVTDGSLISRLSDKAGGTEGGMSTGTVLRVRAGMKPIATVPHALRTVDVATGQAAEAHHQRSDVCAVPAAGVVAEAMVALVLANSVIEKFGGDSVPETARNLESYLASIPAAQRTAQTYDERA, from the coding sequence ATGCTTCGTTGGTTGACCGCAGGTGAGTCCCACGGCCCGGAATTGATCGCGATCATGGAGGGCCTGCCCGCCGGCGTCCCCGTGAGCCTCGACGACATCCGCGCCGATCTGGCCAGACGCAAACTCGGTTACGGCCGTGGCGCGCGTATGAAGTTCGAGGAGGACGAGCTCACCATCTCGGGCGGCGTGCGCTTCGGCGAGACGATGGGCAGCCCGATCGCCATCCGCATCGGCAACACCGAGTGGCCGCGCTGGGTCGACGTGATGAGTGCGTCTCCCGTCGACGTCGAGAGCCTGCCCAAGGGTCGCGGCGCGCCCCTGACCCGTCCCCGTCCGGGCCACGCCGACCTCGTCGGTATGCAGAAGTACGGCTTCGACGAGGCCCGCAACGTGCTCGAGCGCGCGAGCGCCCGCGAGACCGCCGCCCGGGTCGCCCTCGGCGCCGTGGCGCGCAAGTTCCTCGGAGAGCTCGGCATCACGCTCGTGAGCCACACCCTGTCGATCGGTACCGTGCGCGTGCCCGAGGGTTCCGACCTGCCCACGCCCACCGACGTCGCCACGCTCGACGCCGACCTCGTGCGCTGCTTCGACCCCGCGACATCCGCCCGAATGGTCACCCTCATCGACGGTGCGCAGAAGGACGGCGACACCCTCGGCGGTGTCGTCGAGGTTCTCGCCTACGGCGTGCCGCCCGGTCTCGGGTCTTACGTGCACTGGGACCGCCGGCTCGATTCGCAGCTCGCGGCCGCGCTCATGGGCATCCAGGCGATCAAGGGCGTCGAGGTCGGCGACGGCTTCCTCACCACCACCCGCCCCGGCTCGCAGGCGCACGACGAACTGGTCACCGACGGCTCGCTCATCTCCCGGCTCAGCGACAAGGCGGGCGGAACCGAGGGCGGTATGTCCACCGGCACCGTGCTGCGCGTGCGCGCCGGCATGAAGCCGATCGCCACTGTGCCGCACGCCCTGCGCACCGTCGACGTCGCCACCGGCCAGGCGGCCGAGGCACACCACCAGCGTTCCGACGTGTGCGCCGTCCCGGCTGCCGGCGTCGTGGCCGAGGCGATGGTGGCGCTCGTGCTCGCCAACTCGGTGATCGAGAAGTTCGGCGGCGACTCGGTCCCCGAGACCGCCCGCAACCTCGAGAGCTACCTCGCGTCCATCCCGGCGGCGCAGCGCACGGCACAGACCTACGATGAACGAGCCTGA
- a CDS encoding type II 3-dehydroquinate dehydratase: MKNVLVLNGPNLGRLGSREPDVYGNQDLPALRVLLEAEAPEGTTIDLRQTDDEGTLIGWLHEAVDTATPVILNPAAFTHYSYGLRDAAALVTKAGIPLVEVHISNPHAREEFRHTSVISGIATGVIAGFGFDSYLLALVAVGRIKS; the protein is encoded by the coding sequence GTGAAAAACGTGCTGGTTCTCAATGGTCCCAACCTCGGCCGTCTCGGTTCCCGCGAGCCCGACGTCTACGGCAATCAAGACCTCCCGGCGCTGCGCGTACTGCTCGAGGCCGAGGCTCCCGAGGGCACCACGATCGACCTGCGCCAGACCGACGACGAAGGCACACTCATCGGCTGGCTGCACGAGGCCGTCGACACGGCGACCCCGGTCATCCTGAACCCGGCGGCGTTCACGCACTATTCCTACGGGCTGCGGGATGCCGCGGCTCTCGTCACCAAGGCCGGAATCCCGCTCGTCGAGGTGCACATTTCGAACCCGCACGCCCGCGAGGAGTTCCGCCACACCAGCGTGATCTCCGGCATCGCCACGGGCGTGATCGCGGGCTTCGGCTTCGACTCCTACCTGCTCGCCCTCGTCGCCGTTGGTCGGATCAAGAGCTGA